The following proteins come from a genomic window of Trueperaceae bacterium:
- a CDS encoding isochorismatase family cysteine hydrolase → MKRIFHHEVLDRLDEIVAPSRTAVLIIDVQNDFCSPGGAFDKAGKNLESIRAMLAPLAEFLERARKIGVPLVYIQQTTLPEGKSDSPAWLRLKTRDGKDGQYTILGTWGHDFVDMVKPRSGDTVVRKWRSSAFTRTELDRLLKESGVETVILTGTTTQGCVESTGRDATFHDYYAVLPVDLVATTNKELHEASLRVQAARHELTTSAEIIAAWQRTSAGSDGGKDAV, encoded by the coding sequence ATGAAGCGGATCTTCCACCACGAAGTCCTCGACCGGCTCGACGAGATCGTCGCTCCCTCGAGGACCGCGGTGCTGATCATCGACGTGCAGAACGACTTCTGCTCTCCTGGCGGGGCGTTCGACAAGGCAGGGAAGAACCTCGAGTCGATACGGGCGATGCTCGCTCCTCTGGCCGAGTTCCTCGAACGTGCCCGCAAAATCGGCGTCCCCCTGGTCTACATCCAGCAGACGACCCTCCCCGAAGGCAAGAGCGACTCCCCGGCCTGGCTGCGTCTGAAGACCCGTGACGGCAAGGACGGGCAGTACACCATTCTCGGCACCTGGGGTCACGACTTCGTAGATATGGTCAAGCCTCGGAGTGGCGACACCGTTGTCAGGAAGTGGCGGAGCAGCGCTTTCACCCGCACCGAACTGGACCGGCTACTGAAGGAATCGGGCGTGGAAACGGTGATCCTCACGGGAACCACGACTCAGGGATGTGTCGAGTCGACCGGCCGCGACGCGACCTTCCACGACTACTACGCGGTCCTGCCCGTGGACCTTGTGGCGACGACCAACAAGGAGCTTCACGAGGCCTCGCTCCGAGTTCAGGCTGCTCGCCACGAACTGACAACCTCCGCTGAGATCATCGCCGCCTGGCAGAGAACTAGCGCCGGATCAGACGGCGGAAAGGACGCTGTATGA